The Triticum urartu cultivar G1812 chromosome 5, Tu2.1, whole genome shotgun sequence genome contains the following window.
GACGGCCTCCCAACGCTTCCACTGGCTGATGCGTGGGCCCGGCGTCAATGGATGCTATTAATATGAGTGCGTTCGGTCGTTGGCCGGCCGCCATTTGGGACCGCGGCGGACATCGAAGGGACGCGCGTCGCGCCCGCTTCGTGTCCGCACCGACGCATTTCAGGCCCAAATTTGAGCGTGAAATGGGTCGACGCGGACATGAAGCAAACGCATTTTGGGTTTTGGTCCGTGCATTGGGCCAGTGTTTTGGTGCACTGTGACCCAAACGGACGTGGGCTGGTGAAATGGGTCGCCcggttggagttgctctaagtGAACTCATTCTCACTGAAATTGATTCAGGTGCGTTTATTGAGATGAATGTATGTATGTACTACCTCCGTTTTGGTTTGTTGATCCTATTATAATCCGTGTCATATTTTGACTATAATTTTAACTAACAAAATATTTATGCATGTCACCAATAATGCGTATGTAGACATCTGTCTTGTACCGTGTTAAAAAAATTGAATTGCCTCTCGTACTATATGTTCTACACCAATCTTTTTGGCACGATTGTTTCAGGCTGCAATCTCAGGCGCTTTGGACCCAGCCACGCACATTACCCAACTTCTTTATGCCGAGGCACGTCTTCTCTCAGTTTCAGGGGAAGCACTGGTGGGTGGTGGGTGGTGGGGCTGCCGCAAATTCGTCTAGAAGTCCATGCTGGACTCGGGGATGGCTGCTTCCCAATACGACGCCGTGTCAGTCGCCGTCGCATGAGCTGCCCGTACACATCGAGCCCATCCTCGGGGACGGGAGAGGCGCAGACGTCAAGTTTCGGACGGGCGGTCAGGAGTTCCACGCTCACATGTCCCTCCTGGCTGCGTGACCGCGGGTGTTCTGGGCATGGTTGTTTGACCCGATGGTGGCGAAGGATACGCATGGCGACTCTGGTTAGCTTATGAGACAGACGACGTGCATCACGGATGTTTAGAGTAATGATGCAGAGGAGATGCACCACATGAGCAAAGTCTGCTACAAGCTAATTGTTTCCTAATGCCTCCCAAGCCTAACTAACATGTTTGTGGTAGAGTACTAGAGTGCGTGTGTGGCTCAACGTATATTTTGTATTGCCTAAGAACATGACTtgaataaaataaaatgacgggAATTGTCTTTATCTGCTACTCCCTGTGTGATCACTATGAGCCACGGTCGATGCGAACTATATATATGCACTAATACTTATGGAAAGGTTAGAAAAAATATATATGTCATAACAACTCATCAACGGAGTGGGTGGTGACGAGTCATTGGTTTTTTGtacttttttttttgaaaatactatAGAGGTTTGATTGAGTTTGTACATCCAGTTTTTCAACCAGGTGAGTTGCTTGTACTTGGGTTTTTTCAACACATAAAGGGTCCCAAACAACCCAGATGCTATATTGATCAAAGCAACAAGACAAAGCATCTTACAACAGGACTTAAACTATATGAGCTCTTTTACGGTACCCTGGTACTCCCAAACGACACCCAGGAGTACCGTGCAGATCTGGCCGTCCGCACGGAGGGGCAAGGAAGTCATTTCCCAAACTACAGTCCGCACACACAGACAGTCCAAAGCGCATCACGGGCGAttctgaagaaaaaaaaacagaacaCTCGATCTAAATCCCATTTCGTTTCTGTGGTGGCGGCGTGACCCTCGCGATAAGGCTGTGCGGCGCCCCAGACATCCCCGAGCGCCGCCGTCCGACACCACCGCGCGCCACCACCGTTCGCTGCGTGGCGCCGACGTCCCGCCGTCGTACACCCCCGCTTGGGGCCGACGTGCGCCGTTCCACACCCCCGTCCGACCCAAAGAGTGCGGCCGTCTGACATCCCGAGCGCCTCCGTCCGACACCAGCGCGCACCACCGCCATTTGCCGTCCAGGTCGACGTTCTTCGACCCCGCCACCCGAGTCCTGCCCTCGCCATCCCTCTAGTGGTTCCTGCCGCCGCCACCTGCCGACGCGCCCACACGCCGCATAATTTTAGGCTGCGCCGCCACCTGCCAGACAATCGCCTGCCGGATAATTAGAGAACAAGTTCGTCGCCCGTTTTTCTCCAGCCATATCTTGCAATCTGTATGGATACATGACCCATAAATTGATCTTTATCAGAGTATACAGTTATACAGTGTCATTCATATTAGTTGAAATCATGGATCACCTTCAATTTGCGTCAGATAAACTAGAATGTCATAAAGGGTGACACTGGTACAGCACAACCTATccttcagattttgtatataatGAATGTTGCAATGTATATAGAAGACATGTTATAATTCCTCTAGAATTTGTGTTAGTTTTCTGTTTAAATTTCTGTTTATCTGAAGAATCACCTAAATTCAGACAGTTTATATGACATTGATAGAATAAATGCGCTAAGTATGATGCTTTAATAATGGCAGGTTTGGAGGATGGATGGTCATAGTGCTAGCTTGGAGGAGATAGAAGAATATCACATGATGGTTAGTCAGATGTTTGCAAGCGAGAAGCAAGGTTACGAGCACTACAATAGATATGCAAGAGTAAAAGGTTTTAGTGTCAGATTGGATGACAAGGAGTACGTGAAGGGCACCAGAGAGGTGAAAGCAAGACGTTTCTGCTGCTCTAAAGAAGGGCACCGATTGGAGAAGTACTTTCAAGCGACTGACCAAAAAAGGGAGCCACGGGCGCTGACCCGTTGTGGTTGCAAAGCTATGCTTGAGATCCAACATGATGCAGGCAGGGGTCAGTGGTTTGTTAAGAAGTTTGTTGATGTCCATAACCACCCGCTAGCCGACCCGGACCAATCTGCTTTTCTACGATCTCACCGTCGGATGAACGATGCTCACAAGG
Protein-coding sequences here:
- the LOC125555809 gene encoding protein FAR1-RELATED SEQUENCE 5-like, yielding MDGHSASLEEIEEYHMMVSQMFASEKQGYEHYNRYARVKGFSVRLDDKEYVKGTREVKARRFCCSKEGHRLEKYFQATDQKREPRALTRCGCKAMLEIQHDAGRGQWFVKKFVDVHNHPLADPDQSAFLRSHRRMNDAHKADAVEYGLGGLRTFQIMNVAEKQNGGYPHVGYISRDLYNFFARYKKKES